In the Artemia franciscana chromosome 1, ASM3288406v1, whole genome shotgun sequence genome, one interval contains:
- the LOC136037129 gene encoding craniofacial development protein 2-like, protein MRANLATAFPASNDASRLATSSKSELATILSRRHCLNISCWNHCSIKCSLTQAFVAEEFYLYNLDILCVSKTRLNGQTTLDLIAPSGIKAILFNSGPMDGSGLAGVGIIMTSKIASALLDHEAVSDRIVMACLKGQSNNLTILSVYAPIRDVPDHLKDKFYADLQLTMNKIPRKDILVIGGDFNARIGTRLNNSEWAIGYHGLGDRCINGVRLLMFAMLNNLVWLIHGLNTNLATLTLGDPEMVEPAPKLTIYSFLVAGSQ, encoded by the coding sequence ATGAGAGCGAATCTGGCTACGGCATTCCCGGCATCAAACGATGCGTCGAGGCTGGCGACCTCCTCGAAAAGTGAGCTAGCTACCATACTATCAAGGAGACATTGCCTGAATATCAGCTGCTGGAACCACTGTTCCATCAAATGTTCACTAACGCAAGCCTTCGTAgctgaagaattttatttatataacctGGACATACTCTGTGTTTCAAAGACAAGATTAAATGGACAAACGACACTTGACCTAATAGCCCCTTCCGGTATAAAGGCCATACTATTCAATTCTGGCCCAATGGATGGATCCGGCCTCGCAGGAGTGGGAATAATCATGACATCCAAGATCGCATCGGCACTCCTTGACCATGAAGCAGTGTCTGACAGAATTGTGATGGCCTGTTTAAAAGGTCAGAGTAATAACCTGACAATACTATCTGTATATGCCCCTATTCGTGACGTCCCTGACCACTTGAAAGACAAATTCTATGCTGACCTCCAACTCACTATGAATAAAATTCCTCGTAAGGACATCCTCGTGATAGGTGGTGACTTCAATGCCAGGATTGGCACGAGACTAAACAATTCTGAATGGGCCATTGGTTACCACGGTTTGGGCGACCGGTGCATTAACGGAGTTAGACTTCTCATGTTTGCTATGCTGAATAATCTAGTGTGGCTAATACATGGTTTAAACACAAACCTTGCCACACTTACACTTGGAGATCCCGAGATGGTCGAACCCGCACCCAAATTGACTATTTACTCGTTTCTCGTCGCTGGAAGTCAATGA